One genomic segment of Lytechinus pictus isolate F3 Inbred chromosome 18, Lp3.0, whole genome shotgun sequence includes these proteins:
- the LOC129278693 gene encoding uncharacterized protein LOC129278693, whose amino-acid sequence MRKESESPLQEKETASISELESASTSTTVERKGEEIFHDDHPQDCLIIPPKETKSQKIYFQKKWLTRYPWLHYQPEIQGVTCFECKRAEVMGILTLSKKRDPAFISDGFNNWKKATERFDGHQMSETHRFSVAQLKAQKNPSIDSQLNKQIKEQQDTARHSLVRIFSSMRYLLRQGMPFRRRNADEGNLEHLLKVWSDGDPQLNSYLKHTTKFTSPTSQEEIIQIIAHKVGREVVKNIGEHGIYGIMVDGTQDVSGMEQEAICFRHIDINFDVHESFVGLYNIPDTCSQTIANMIFDVMTRLQLNPQNLRAQTYDGAANMKGKYNGCQAKVKSKQPLALHFHCASHMANLVLEHAVTACQPIRDAIQWCNDLGVLFKRSGKYKVIFQEIASRPSELDQTSDEGCVPPVKKTIRTLCPTRWLCRLPAIISILDNYEAVVESLEEMATSSTTERTAQLRQMDCWIDFRREVLYWP is encoded by the exons atgagaaaggaaTCTGAAAGTCCGCTGCAAGAAAAAGAAACAGCTAGTATAAGTGAATTAGAATCGGCATCAACTAGCACCACAGTGGAAAGGAAAGGTGAAGAAATCTTCCATGATGATCACCCTCAAGATTGTTTGATCATTCCCCCAAAAGAGACAAAATCCCAAAAGATATACTTTCAGAAGAAGTGGTTGACCAGATATCCATGGCTCCATTACCAACCGGAGATCCAAGGAGTGACTTGTTTCGAGTGCAAGCGGGCTGAAGTTATGGGTATCTTGACATTATCAAAGAAACGAGATCCAGCCTTCATTTCTGATGGATTCAACAATTGGAAAAAGGCTACTGAACGTTTCGATGGGCACCAGATGTCAGAAACCCACAGGTTTTCAGTGGCTCAGCTTAAGGcccagaaaaatccatcaattgACAGTCAACTCAACAAGCAGATCAAAGAACAGCAAGATACTGCTCGCCACTCTCTTGTCAGGATATTTTCTTCAATGAGGTATCTTCTGCGACAAGGAATGCCCTTTAGACGGAGGAATGCCGATGAAGGCAATCTGGAGCACTTGCTTAAGGTTTGGTCTGATGGTGATCCTCAGTTAAACTCATACTTGAAACACACAACGAAATTTACTTCTCCAACATCCCAGGAAGAGATCATTCAAATCATTGCACACAAAGTAGGCCGAGAAGTTGTTAAGAACATTGGAGAGCATGGCATATATGGAATCATGGTTGATGGCACACAGGATGTTTCAGGAATGGAGCAGGAAGCAATTTGCTTCAGACACATTGACATAAACTTTGATGTTCATGAGAGTTTTGTGGGTTTGTACAACATCCCTGATACCTGCAGCCAAACCATTGCAAACATGATATTTGATGTCATGACGCGTCTTCAGTTGAACCCCCAAAATCTCAGAGCACAGACTTACGACGGGGCTGCAAATATGAAAGGAAAGTACAACGGATGCCAAGCAAAAGTGAAGTCAAAGCAACCGCTTGCTCTTCATTTCCACTGTGCCTCCCACATGGCGAATCTCGTCCTCGAGCATGCTGTGACAGCTTGCCAGCCGATTCGTGATGCCATCCAATGGTGCAATGACCTCGGAGTTCTATTCAAGAGATCTGGAAAATACAAG GTCATATTTCAAGAAATCGCATCTAGGCCAAGTGAACTAGATCAGACTAGTGACGAAGGCTGTGTTCCACCAGTCAAGAAAACCATCAGAACCCTCTGTCCAACAAGGTGGCTTTGTCGTCTTCCAGCCATCATATCAATTCTGGATAATTATGAAGCAGTTGTAGAGAGCCTGGAGGAGATGGCAACATCCAGCACGACGGAACGGACAGCGCAGCTAAGGCAAATGGACTGTTGGATAGATTTCAGAAGGGAGGTACTTTACTGGCCCTGA